GCGTCGTACGGAGCCGCGGCTCAGCGCCCCGACTCACGCTCCGCCCGCTGCCACGCCGCCTCCCGCAGCAGCCGCAGACCGTTGAGGCCGACCAGCACGGTCGACCCCTCGTGCCCCAGCACACCGAGCGGCAGCGGCAGGGTCCCCGCCAGGTCCCAGGTCACCAGCGCCGCGATGAACACCCCGGCGACCACCAGGTTCTGCACCACCAGCTGCCGCGCCCGCCGCGAAAGGGCGATCACCGCGGGCACCGTGGTGAGTTCGTCGCGGACGATCACCGCGTCCGCCGTCTCCAGCGCGAGATCCGAGCCCGCGCGCCCCATCGCGACGCCGGAGTGGGCGGCGGCGAGAGCGGGGGCGTCGTTGACGCCGTCACCCACCACCATCACCGTGCGGCCGGCGGCCTCCAGCTCCTTGACCGCGGCGACCTTGTGCTGCGGGAGCAGCCCGGCTCGTACGTCGTCGATGCCGACCTCGGCGGCCAGGTGGGCGGCGGCGCGCGGGTTGTCGCCGGTGAGCAGCACGGGCTTGGTCCCGGTGAGGGTCGCGAGGGAGGTGATCGTGGCCGCCGCGTTCGGGCGCAGGCGGTCGGCGATGCCCAACACCCCGGCCGGGGTGCCGTCGACCGTCACCAGGACCGCCGTACGGCCCTCGTCCTCCAGTCGTGCGACCAGGGCGGCCGTGTCATCGGTGTCGTTCAGCAGGCGCGCGGGGGCGCCCACGGCGACGATGCGGCCGTCGACTGCGGCGGTCACCCCGACGCCCGGTGTGGAGTCGAAGTCCTCGGTCTCCGGCAGCGTAAGGCCGCGTTCGCGGGCCGCGGCCACGATGGCGCGGGCCAGCGGGTGTTCGCTGGGGTGCTCGGCGGCTGCGGCCAGGGTGAGCAGGGCGGATTCGTCGAGGCCGGAGCCCGGCAGCGGGGTTACGTCCGTGACGCGCGGGGTGCCCTCCGTCAGGGTGCCCGTCTTGTCGAGGGCGACCGTGTCGACCTGGCCCAGGCGTTCCATCACCACCGCCGACTTGACCAGCACGCCGTGGCGTCCGGCGTTGGCGATCGCGGACAGCAGCGGCGGCATGGTGGCCAGGACGACCGCGCACGGCGAAGCGACGATCA
This genomic window from Streptomyces sp. DG2A-72 contains:
- a CDS encoding heavy metal translocating P-type ATPase, producing MPSTLTQPTADRTSPTRPQEAIRRRTRVLALPEARWAAAATALFLLALPLQLAGAPAWTWGPLYALAYATGGWEPGWEGLKALKDKTLDVDLLMIVAALGAASIGQVMDGALLIVIFATSGALEALATARTADSVRGLLDLAPATAARLTADGGEQTVSVEELTVGDIVLVRPGERVGADGRVLDGASEVDQATITGEPLPVAKEPGDEVFAGTLNGTGALRVRVERDASDSVIARIVRMVEEASETKAPTQLFIEKVEQRYSVGMVAATLAVFLVPLALGAALTGSLLRAMTFMIVASPCAVVLATMPPLLSAIANAGRHGVLVKSAVVMERLGQVDTVALDKTGTLTEGTPRVTDVTPLPGSGLDESALLTLAAAAEHPSEHPLARAIVAAARERGLTLPETEDFDSTPGVGVTAAVDGRIVAVGAPARLLNDTDDTAALVARLEDEGRTAVLVTVDGTPAGVLGIADRLRPNAAATITSLATLTGTKPVLLTGDNPRAAAHLAAEVGIDDVRAGLLPQHKVAAVKELEAAGRTVMVVGDGVNDAPALAAAHSGVAMGRAGSDLALETADAVIVRDELTTVPAVIALSRRARQLVVQNLVVAGVFIAALVTWDLAGTLPLPLGVLGHEGSTVLVGLNGLRLLREAAWQRAERESGR